The segment TACTCGGTGAATCGGGTGCGGGGACGCCGTTCCAGTCGACCACGGTGACGTTGGCCATGCGTCCGGAGAATCGAAACCGTCTGACGCCGACGTCGATCGTTCCCTCGGCGACCTTCTGCGAGACGACCGTCGCATCCTCGGCCGGGTCGTCTCCGAGCATTTCGAGTTCGCCGTCGACGGCGATTTCGAACATCGAGGGAACGCCGCGTCCCACGATGGTTATGAGGTTGGGAAGTCTGTCGTCGGTCGTCGTATCTGTCTGGCTTCGTACCGGATTTTCGCGTGCCATGGTTCGATGAGTCGGAGCGTGCGGTATAAGCTTTCTTCCTCGAGAAACGGTAAGAATACGCGACTTATCGTAACCGGTGTAAGTCGGAGCGTGATCGAGTAGCTATCACATTTCGAGCACTGCCTCGAGAACGAGCCCGAACCGGTTCGGCCGGGCGGTTACCGCTGATCGATAGACCGAGAAAGGGTGACTTATAGTCTCTCGACGCAAGATTCGATCATGAGCAGCGACGAGTTCGATTACGGCAAGGACGAACGACTACCGAGTCGGGACGTGACACAGGGCGCAGAGAAGGCACCGCATCGGGCAATGTTCCGTGCGATGGGATTCGACGACGACGATCTCTCCTCACCGATGATCGGCGTTCCGAACCCGGCTGCGGATATCACCCCGTGCAACGTTCATCTGGACGACGTCGCGGACGCAGCGATCGACGGCACCGACGCGGCCGGTGGCATGCCGATCGAGTTCGGGACGATCACCATCTCCGATGCGATTTCGATGGGAACCGAAGGAATGAAAGCGTCGCTCATCTCCCGTGAACTCATCGCTGACAGCGTCGAACTCGTCAGCTTCGGGGAGCGGATGGACGGGCTCGTTACCGTTGCCGGCTGTGACAAGAACCTCCCGGGAATGATGATGGCCGCGATCCGAACCGATCTTCCGTCGGTCTTTCTCTATGGCGGGTCGATCATGCCCGGTGAGCACGAGGGTCGCGACGTGACGATCGTCAACGTCTTCGAGGGCGTCGGTTCATACAGCACCGGCGAGATGGACGCCGACGAACTGGACGAGTTAGAGCGCCACTCGTGTCCCGGTGCGGGCTCGTGCGGCGGCATGTTCACCGCGAACACCATGGCTTCGATTTCCGAAGCATTGGGACTCGCCCCGCTCGGAAGCGCCTCTCCGCCGGCAGAGGACGACGAACGCTATGCGGTCGCGAGACGAGCCGGCGAACTCGCAGTCGAGGTCGTCGAGGAGAACCGCCGCCCCTCGGATATCCTCTCGCGGGAGTCGTTCGAAAACGCGATCGCGATCCAGACCGCCATCGGCGGCTCGACCAACGGGGTCCTCCACTTGCTCGCACTCGCTCGAGAAGCCGGCATCGACCTCGAGATTGCGGACTTCGACGAAATCTCGCGTCGAACACCCAAGATCGCGGATCTCGCCCCCGGCGGCTCGCGGGTGATGAACGATCTTCACGAAATCGGTGGCGTTCCGGTCGTCATCCGACGCCTGCTCGAGGCCGATCTGATTCACGGCGATGCGATGACGGTCACCGGCCGAACGATCGCAGAGGAGTTGGCAGTTCTCGAAGACGACGGGCTGCCGGGCGACGACGAGATCGACGCCGACTTCCTTTACTCCGTCGACGATCCCAAAGAGGAAGAGGGCGCAATCAAGATTCTTTCGGGCAATCTCGCGCCGGACGGTGCGGTTCTCAAGGTCACCGGAGACGACGAGTTCTACCACCAGGGTCCGGCCCGAATCTTCGAAGACGAAGAGGACGCGATGGCCTACGTCCAGGAGGGACACCTCGAAAGCGGGGACGTGATCGTCATCCGCAACGAGGGCCCGAAGGGCGGGCCCGGAATGCGCGAAATGCTCGGCGTCACCGCAGCGGTCGTCGGCGCGGGTCACGAGGACGACGTCGCGCTCATCACGGACGGTCGGTTCTCCGGTGGCACCCGCGGCCCGATGATCGGTCACGTCGCCCCCGAGGCGTTCGTCGGCGGTCCGATCGGCCTCATAGCGGACGGCGACGAGATCACCGTCGACATTCCGGAGCGAACGCTCGCAGTCGATATCGACGACGCAGAACTCGAGGCTCGTCGCGAGGGGTGGGATCAGCCCGACCCGGTCTACGACGGCGGCGTTCTGGCCAAATTCGGCCGCGACTTCTCGTCGGCGTCCGACGGCGCAGTGACGAATCCCGGCGTCAAACGCGACGAGTAACGCACCTCCCCTTCGATTTCCTGCACGACGCTTTCGGAACCACGTCTCCGACCTTCAGCCACGATGAACAAGTACTGCCTCGAGTGTCACTGGTATGCCAGTACGGCGGAGGGAGACACCGAAGCGGAGGTCTCGAGGAGAGCTATCGAACACTTCGTCGAGACGGGTCACACGGTCGATTCGGCACGCCTCCCACCGCCGGTGATGCTCGAAAAGTAAGCGACCGTTCTAGAACGGCGGCGAGGTCGGAATACCGGTCTCGAAGTCGTCGATCGGTCGGACACCGATGCCGTGGAAATCAGGTACTTCTTCGGCGTCGATATCGTCTTGGTCGTAGTTCTCGATCGGATCGGGTTCGACGACGTCGACGATCTCTCGCGTTTCGGTGTCGAGGACGGAGAAACCGGGGATCACGCCGGTCGCGGCGTGTGGATCGCCGGACTGTGGCGCAGGACCACGGAGCGTAACGAACATGTACTGTCCGTCGGGCGACGACCACATGATGTCGGGCGAATCGCGCTCGCTCGAGTCCTCGGACTGGTTTTCTCCGTAGGCGTCGATCTCTTCGATGACCTCGTCGGTTTCGGGGTCGAGAACGATACCGTCGTTCGTCTCACGGTTGAGCACCCACAGCTCCTCGCCGTCGGGGGTGAACCAGAAGCCGTGTGCGTCGATACCCTCGGTCGACTCGCCGTCGACGGCGATCTCGTCCGCCTCGGTGTCGTAGACGTAAAAGTCTCCGACGCCCTCTTCGTCCTCCTCGGGGTCGGACGGGAGGCCCGCGGTGAGGTAGAACTTCTCTTCGCTCGGGTGTGGCATCGTGCCACAGTTGGTGGGCAACTCGTCGCCGGAGTAGGCTTGATCCACCGAGAAGTCGTCGTGGTCGACGATGATGAGCGCGCCGTCGTGGTAGCTCGGACCGACGGTGTGCAGCGAGCGGCCGTCGTGGGCGTACTGGTGACAGATCGGTGAACCCGAGTCGATTCCGGCGTCGAGGATCGCCTCGTTTTCGTTGAGGTCGATGTCGTCTTCGATGCTGAACTCCTCGGCCTCGAGGTCGGCATCGACGCGGACGATCTTTCGGTCACCGATGACGTCGACGTGGATGTACTCGTCGTCGGGCGAGAACGCCGCCATGTGCGAACTCGGTCCGGTTTCGATGTTGCCGACGAGTTCGTGATCTTCGGTCCGGAAGACGAGCGTCCGCGCGCCCGCCGTACAGGCGATGGCGGCGTACTCGTAATCCGAGCTGTAGTCGATCATGTGCGGGACGACGCCCTCGTCCGGGACGCCCTCGAGTTCGTTCAGGTCGATCGTGTTCGTGTGGTCGAACTCGTCGTCGCCGTCGCCGGGCTGATAGAGGTGAACGTTGTCCATCCCCTGATCGAGCGCCCAGATTTCGTACTGAAGGGTCGTCTCTTCGTCTTCCTCCTCTTCTTCGTCGTCGTCCTCCGGCTCCTCGTCCGTTCCGTCGTCTTCCGATTCTCCGTCCGTTCCGTCGTCGTCGGACGGATCCGGATCTTCGATCGGTTCTTCTTCTTCCGAGCAGCCGGCGACTGCGATGATGCCGGCTGTCGCGCTGCCCGCGAGAAATCGTCTGCGAGTTGGGTCGAACTCCATACCGACGAATTCCGAACTGCGTGTTCAAAAGTTTGCGGGTTTCAGTCCGTCTCCGTGGCAAATATCGCACTTGAGCAAGTTACCGGCAATACTTGGACGGGGTTTCGTTGAGCCGCGTCGAGAACTACTGTTTTCGGTGAGTACTCGAGAATTTGGACCGATACCGACGAAACAAGTGGCAATACTTTCCCACTCCTACGTCGGGTCGTGGTGCGTCGAGTCGGCTCGAGTCGGGATTCACTCGCCGCGTCGCTCGAGAATCCGGTCGACGATCAGTCGGGTCGAGAACAGCTCGTCGCCGCTCGCCGGTTCGCGAGCACCGGCACGGACGATTTCACAGTCGATTCCGCGCCGCTCGAGTTCGGTGTCGATCCGCGACTCGTCGTGGTGTTGATCGTGACCGAGGGCGATGACGTCGGGACCGATTTCTTCGATCGGAACGAAGATATCCGTTTCGTGGCCCAGAACGGCTTCGTCGACTGATTCGAGTGCGGCGACCACGTCCCGGCGCTGCGTGGCCGGGCAGATCGGCGCTTTCTTGTGATCGACGTTCGTCGAGCGAGCGACGATAACGTACAGCTCGTCACCCATCGCAGCGGCCTCCTCGAGGTAGTGGACGTGGCCGGGGTGGAGGATATCGAACGTACCCTGTGCGATAACTGTGCGCGTCATGTGTCCTCGGTCGTCGGTTCCGTAGTCGTCGTCATCCTCGTAGTTCCTCGTCGATGTCCGCCTGCGTGAAATCGAAGAAGTCCTCGCTCTCGGGAAGGGCGACGTCGATCACGTTCAGGTTCGTCGGTCGTCCCTGTGAATCGAACGCCTTCCAGTCGGTGCGTCCGTACGGCGCGCCGATGATAATGTGGACGCTCCCGCGACCGAACGTCTCCAGGTCCGCATCGCTCGGACGAATAACGCCGTTCGGGTGCGAGTGAACGCTTCCGAGCGCCTTCACGTCGTTCGGAATCTGGCTCGTTCTGACGGTTGCGCTGACGCTGTTGGACTCGGTTCCCGGCACTACCAGAATATCGGTAATAACGAGTCCGTCTCGATCCAGTTCGAGCCGGTGCGCCTCGGTTCCTCGAAGGAAGCCCATGTACTCCGCCGGATGGCTCGCCTCCGAGGACTCGATGGCGAACTCGAGAGTTTCCTCGGCGATACCGAGGATCTCGTTCGAGCGAAACAGCGCGTCGAGCAGCCCCATACCACCCCATCCGAGCCTGCGGTTGCTAAACGTTCCGGAAGCGGTGTCTCGTGATTGAGCACGGCAACCGCATTTGTCCCTCGTGTCGCTCGCCACCGATCACGACGCTCGAGGCTCGTCTCGAGGCCGAGCGGATCACGTCTTGGCAAGGGTTATACGCGACCGTCCCAAATCACCGATCAAGATGACACAGGAGTCTGCCGGGGAACCCGGCGACGGCGACGGGGATTCCGTCGTTTACGATCTCGATGCTGATTGTACCGCAGACGACGTCGAACGCAACCGGCCTTATCTCGCGGAAATCAACGGTATCGTCGACTACGGCGTCTTCGTCGATCTCTCCGAATCGGTCTCCGGCCTCGTCCACGAATCCGTCCTCGAAGGCACGTTCCGCGTCGGTGACGAACTCGTCGTCGAACTCGAGAGCGTCCGTGATAACGGCGATATGGCGTTCGAACCCGTCGACACCGAGGGGTACGAACTCGAGGACGTCTCGCACGATTACTCGTTGACAGGAACGAACCGCCTCGAGGCCAACGTCGGGGAACAGGTTCACCTCGAAGGCGAAGTCGTACAGGTCAAACAGACCGGCGGACCGACGATTTTCCACGTCTCGGACGAATACGGCGTCGTCCCCTGTGCCGCGTTCGAAGAGGCGGGCGTCCGCGCCTACCCGAAAATCGAGGTCGGGGACGTCGTCCGAATCACCGGAACGCCCGAACACCGCGACGAGTCGGTCCAGATCGAGGTCGACGGTATCTCGATCCTCGAGGGCGAGGACGCAGACGACGCACGCGAGCGCATCGAAGCCTCGCTCGACTCCCGCGCCGAACCGCACGACGTCGATCCGTTGATCGACTGGCCCGCCTTCGAAAAGCTCCGTCCCTCCCTTCGAGAGGTCGCGAAGTTGCTTCGACGAACCGTTCTCGAGGGCCGTCCGATCCGGGTTCGACATCACGCCGACGGCGACGGAATGTGTGCCGCCGTTCCGGTCCAGATCGCCCTCGAACGGTTCATCTCGGAGGTCCACGAGGACGAAAACGCGCCGCGGCACCTGATCAAACGGCTGCCCGCGAAGGCACCGTTCTACGAGATGGAAGACGCGACGCGCGACCTCAACTTCGCGCTCGAGGACCGCGAGAAACACGGCCAGCAGCTGCCGCTGCTCTTGATGCTTGACAACGGTTCGACGGCCGAGGACGTTCCGGCGTACGAGACGCTCGCACACTACGACATCCCGATCGCAGTCGTCGACCACCACCATCCCGACCCCGAGGCCGTCGAGGACTTGCTCGACGCGCACGTCAATCCGTACCTCCACGACGAGGACTACCGGATCACGACGGGTATGTGCTGTGTCGAACTCGCGCGGATGATCTACCCCGACCTGACGGACGAACTCCGACACGTCCCAGCCGTCGCCGGTATCGCGGACCGATCGAAAGCCGATGCGATGGGGGACTACCTCGCGCTCGCGGAGGAGGTCGGCTACGACGAAGATCGACTTCGAGACCTGAGCGAGGCGCTCGATTACGCCGCCTTCTGGCTGCGATACAACTCCGGCGATCAGCTCATCCAGGACCTCATCCAGATCGACGGCAACGACGACGAACGCCACCGCGAACTCGTGTCGTTCTTTGCCGACCGCGCTCGAGCGGAGGTCGACGAACAGCTCGACGCCGCGATGGCCCACCTGGAACACGAGGATCTGGACAACGGTGCCCACCTCTACCGGATCGACGTCGAGAACTACGCACACCGGTTTACCTATCCCGCACCCGGAAAGACGACGGGCGAGATCCACGACCGAAAGATCGAAGAGACCGGGGACCCGGTGATTACGGTCGGCTACGGTCCGGATTTCGCCGTTCTTCGCAGTGACGGCGTCCGCCTCGACATTCCACAGATGGTCTCGGAACTCGAAGCGGAAGTTCCCGGCGGCGGCGTCTCCGGCGGCGGACACCTCGTCGTCGGCTCGATCAAGTTCGTCAAGGGCAAACGCGAGGAAGTGATCGACGCGCTCGTCGAGAAGATGGAAGACGCGGAGATCGACGAGGCGCTCTCGAGCGCAGCGCCGATCGACGACTGATACGGTTTGCTGTGACTTTTTACCGGGGCGACCGCGAGCCGTCCTGCGGTCGCTCCGGTAACGACTTACAGTAGACCGTATGAAACGGACCGCCGTCAGTCAGTTTTCATCCAATCTCGACTACCGTCTCAGAACTGATATCGTCGCTCGTCGTCCATCGACGGATACTGATCGGCACCCGTCATCTCGTCGAACGTCATTCCCGTCAAGTACTCGTCGTACGTCACGTCGAATCCGGACCGCAGGTGGAAATCGAGTGTTCCGGTGTCGACGGTCGTCTGAAACAGCATGTGGATCGCCCGGCGCACGAGTTCGTCGGTTTCTGCGGGCTCCAGTGCGGTCTCGAGCAGCGCGAGTTCGTTTCGGGTCTCCCGGTCGAGCGAGACGGCGAGTTCGTCGTCGAATTCGGTGTACGATTCCTGTACTTCGTCGTTGAGATCCTCGAGGCTCACGGCGGAAGGAAGGACAGCCCGCTGGATATGCCTTTCTGGTTCGATCGGCGGTGAGGTGTCCTAGCGATTCGCGTGTTCGAATCGTCGATCGACGGCCGTTCGAACGCGTTCGAGGACGATCGGATCGGTACTCGGCCGGCCAACGCTGACCGCGTCGGCTCCGTACTCGACGTACTCCCGAACGGTTTCGTCGTCTCGAACCCCGTTGTTAGCGATCACGAATAGCTCGGTCGCGTCGACGATCTCGGAGATCACGGCCTCCGAATCCATCGCGTCGACGTGGACGAATCCAGCGCCGGCGCGCTCGAGTTCTCGAGCGAGCGTTGGAAGATCGACTCCGGACACGTCCGCCCGGACTTTTACTCCGACCGTGACGCCGGTTTCCGCGGCGGTCTCGACGTACGTGCAAAGTCGGTCGCCGTCCCGAAGGAGCGACTCGCCACAGCCGACCGCACACAGTTCGTCCTGACGGCAGTGGGCGTTTATCTCGAGAAACGCACCTCGATCCCGACAGACTGTCGCGACGTCGCGGATCGGATCGATCGTCGCGGTCCTGACGTTGAACCCGGTCTGGAGTGGGGCGTCGTCGAGTCGAGCGAGTTCGCGGTCGACGAAGGCGATCGGATCCGACGGGAGGAACTCGTTCCGGTCCCGGTCGCGGAGTGCCCGTGCCCCGGCCCTCGAGTCCTCGTCGAGAGCGATACCGCCGAGGAACGCGGCCCCGACGAAGCTGGCTCCGGCTCGGGCCCAGTCCGCGTCGGACTCGCCGCTCAGACTCGAGAGCGCAAGCGGCGGTGAGAACGTGACGGAGGACATCAGTGCTATCTCACGATCTCGACCGCCTGCTCGATCGCCTGTACGACCCGTACTGCATCGCCGGGCGCGTCGATTCGGATATCGGTCTGAATCGTCGGTCGGTCGAACTCGGCACCGTCCGTCTCGTCGATGACGAAGGCGTCTGCGAACGGGTACGCGTCAGCGAGCCCTTCGGTGCTCGGATCGGCGTTGACCGCTTGCATCAACTCGCCGGCGGGCCCAGAGAAGGCCTCCTCACCCAGAAACGGAGAGACCGCAACCACCGTCGTCCGTGCGAGCGCGTCCGCAAACCCGGGTAACGCGAGCATCGGACCGATGCTCGTCACCGGGTTCGAGGGGCCGATAACGACCGTGTCCTCGAGCGCCTCGAGGACGCCGGGTGCCGGCTCGGCCGTCGACGAGCCGCGGAACTCGACGGTTTCGACCGCGGGCTCTCCCCGGCGAGCGACCCAGTACTCCTGGAAGTGCATCATTCCCTCGTCGGTGTGGATGAGACTGGCGATCGCGTCGTCGCTCATCGGGAGAAGCTCGATCTCGAGGCCGAACGCGCTCGCCAGGCGCTCGGTTGCCTCGCTTAGCGTGTGTCCCTGATCGAGCAGGCTGGTTCTCGTGATGTGGACGGCTCGATCGCGGTCACCGATCGTCATGAACTCCGCGGAGCCCGAAAACCGTCGCCAGCTCGAGAGATCGCGTCCGGCCGTCTGTTTGTCCTCGGGAAGGTACTGCGGACCGTCGGCAAGTCCCGCGGCCGAGGCGATATCAGACAGCGCCGCGTTGGTCCGATGGGTATCGCCATCGATTCCCCACCACGTTTCCCTGTCGAGGACGCCACCCCCCTGAAACAACAGCGTATCGACGTCCGGCGAGACGAACAGTCCGCCGAGTTCGATGTCGTCGCCGGTGTTGGCGACGATCGTGGTCTCCTCCGGTGAAAACACGGCTCCAGCGCCGTCTAACAGCTTCGGCGTGCCGGTGCCCCCGGAGAGGAAGGTTACCATATTCTACAGTTCTCGTCGCAGGGTACTTAACCGCTTGCGCCGCCCGGTCATCGTCCGAACGTCCCCGATCACTCACTCGACGATCCAGTCGGCAAAGCTTCCCTCGAGGAGCGTCTCCCGCTGTCGGCTCACGTACTCGCGTTGCATCGATTCGATCGCACCGCCGAGAGAGGTTCCGTTCTCGAGCGCGGCGCGGACCTGCTCTCGTTTCCAGCGTCCCGGCGTCAAGTGCTGTCGGACGCGCCGCCGAAGCGGGTACAGATACTTCGCCGCGTCCTCCTCGCTCAGACCGCGATTCACCAGCCCGTCCTCCGCGTGAGCAAGCAGGTCTTCGTAGAGCTGGAGGCGATTCGTCGTGACCTTTCCGTCGTTCGTGATCCACGTCATATCCGCCTCGAGACCGTCGCGCATCGCGGCGTAGAAGTTCTCGCGGGCGATCTCCCAGTCGAGATCGTTGACGGGGTGTTCGAGGCGGGTCAGGCTCTCCATCAGCCCGGCAAACGCCGCGAGAAACGACACCGAGTCCCGGACCGTCGGCTGAGCGGGAATCGGGCGG is part of the Natrarchaeobius halalkaliphilus genome and harbors:
- the cofD gene encoding 2-phospho-L-lactate transferase, translating into MVTFLSGGTGTPKLLDGAGAVFSPEETTIVANTGDDIELGGLFVSPDVDTLLFQGGGVLDRETWWGIDGDTHRTNAALSDIASAAGLADGPQYLPEDKQTAGRDLSSWRRFSGSAEFMTIGDRDRAVHITRTSLLDQGHTLSEATERLASAFGLEIELLPMSDDAIASLIHTDEGMMHFQEYWVARRGEPAVETVEFRGSSTAEPAPGVLEALEDTVVIGPSNPVTSIGPMLALPGFADALARTTVVAVSPFLGEEAFSGPAGELMQAVNADPSTEGLADAYPFADAFVIDETDGAEFDRPTIQTDIRIDAPGDAVRVVQAIEQAVEIVR
- the ilvD gene encoding dihydroxy-acid dehydratase, coding for MSSDEFDYGKDERLPSRDVTQGAEKAPHRAMFRAMGFDDDDLSSPMIGVPNPAADITPCNVHLDDVADAAIDGTDAAGGMPIEFGTITISDAISMGTEGMKASLISRELIADSVELVSFGERMDGLVTVAGCDKNLPGMMMAAIRTDLPSVFLYGGSIMPGEHEGRDVTIVNVFEGVGSYSTGEMDADELDELERHSCPGAGSCGGMFTANTMASISEALGLAPLGSASPPAEDDERYAVARRAGELAVEVVEENRRPSDILSRESFENAIAIQTAIGGSTNGVLHLLALAREAGIDLEIADFDEISRRTPKIADLAPGGSRVMNDLHEIGGVPVVIRRLLEADLIHGDAMTVTGRTIAEELAVLEDDGLPGDDEIDADFLYSVDDPKEEEGAIKILSGNLAPDGAVLKVTGDDEFYHQGPARIFEDEEDAMAYVQEGHLESGDVIVIRNEGPKGGPGMREMLGVTAAVVGAGHEDDVALITDGRFSGGTRGPMIGHVAPEAFVGGPIGLIADGDEITVDIPERTLAVDIDDAELEARREGWDQPDPVYDGGVLAKFGRDFSSASDGAVTNPGVKRDE
- a CDS encoding Mov34/MPN/PAD-1 family protein, which translates into the protein MGLLDALFRSNEILGIAEETLEFAIESSEASHPAEYMGFLRGTEAHRLELDRDGLVITDILVVPGTESNSVSATVRTSQIPNDVKALGSVHSHPNGVIRPSDADLETFGRGSVHIIIGAPYGRTDWKAFDSQGRPTNLNVIDVALPESEDFFDFTQADIDEELRG
- a CDS encoding tRNA-dihydrouridine synthase encodes the protein MSSVTFSPPLALSSLSGESDADWARAGASFVGAAFLGGIALDEDSRAGARALRDRDRNEFLPSDPIAFVDRELARLDDAPLQTGFNVRTATIDPIRDVATVCRDRGAFLEINAHCRQDELCAVGCGESLLRDGDRLCTYVETAAETGVTVGVKVRADVSGVDLPTLARELERAGAGFVHVDAMDSEAVISEIVDATELFVIANNGVRDDETVREYVEYGADAVSVGRPSTDPIVLERVRTAVDRRFEHANR
- a CDS encoding adenylyltransferase/cytidyltransferase family protein, whose amino-acid sequence is MTRTVIAQGTFDILHPGHVHYLEEAAAMGDELYVIVARSTNVDHKKAPICPATQRRDVVAALESVDEAVLGHETDIFVPIEEIGPDVIALGHDQHHDESRIDTELERRGIDCEIVRAGAREPASGDELFSTRLIVDRILERRGE
- a CDS encoding YncE family protein, with translation MEFDPTRRRFLAGSATAGIIAVAGCSEEEEPIEDPDPSDDDGTDGESEDDGTDEEPEDDDEEEEEDEETTLQYEIWALDQGMDNVHLYQPGDGDDEFDHTNTIDLNELEGVPDEGVVPHMIDYSSDYEYAAIACTAGARTLVFRTEDHELVGNIETGPSSHMAAFSPDDEYIHVDVIGDRKIVRVDADLEAEEFSIEDDIDLNENEAILDAGIDSGSPICHQYAHDGRSLHTVGPSYHDGALIIVDHDDFSVDQAYSGDELPTNCGTMPHPSEEKFYLTAGLPSDPEEDEEGVGDFYVYDTEADEIAVDGESTEGIDAHGFWFTPDGEELWVLNRETNDGIVLDPETDEVIEEIDAYGENQSEDSSERDSPDIMWSSPDGQYMFVTLRGPAPQSGDPHAATGVIPGFSVLDTETREIVDVVEPDPIENYDQDDIDAEEVPDFHGIGVRPIDDFETGIPTSPPF
- a CDS encoding DHH family phosphoesterase — translated: MTQESAGEPGDGDGDSVVYDLDADCTADDVERNRPYLAEINGIVDYGVFVDLSESVSGLVHESVLEGTFRVGDELVVELESVRDNGDMAFEPVDTEGYELEDVSHDYSLTGTNRLEANVGEQVHLEGEVVQVKQTGGPTIFHVSDEYGVVPCAAFEEAGVRAYPKIEVGDVVRITGTPEHRDESVQIEVDGISILEGEDADDARERIEASLDSRAEPHDVDPLIDWPAFEKLRPSLREVAKLLRRTVLEGRPIRVRHHADGDGMCAAVPVQIALERFISEVHEDENAPRHLIKRLPAKAPFYEMEDATRDLNFALEDREKHGQQLPLLLMLDNGSTAEDVPAYETLAHYDIPIAVVDHHHPDPEAVEDLLDAHVNPYLHDEDYRITTGMCCVELARMIYPDLTDELRHVPAVAGIADRSKADAMGDYLALAEEVGYDEDRLRDLSEALDYAAFWLRYNSGDQLIQDLIQIDGNDDERHRELVSFFADRARAEVDEQLDAAMAHLEHEDLDNGAHLYRIDVENYAHRFTYPAPGKTTGEIHDRKIEETGDPVITVGYGPDFAVLRSDGVRLDIPQMVSELEAEVPGGGVSGGGHLVVGSIKFVKGKREEVIDALVEKMEDAEIDEALSSAAPIDD